A stretch of Linepithema humile isolate Giens D197 chromosome 3, Lhum_UNIL_v1.0, whole genome shotgun sequence DNA encodes these proteins:
- the LOC105669757 gene encoding venom protease, whose product MCWMTAGLLDGSCGGIMFACCQRKDPNALTDNNLIESPRDQSRPLPLDLYTETASDDARCGIPVSKQIAQRRIVGGDDAGFGSFPWQAYIRIGSSRCGGTLVNRFHVVTAGHCVAKATARQVQVTLGDYMVNSASESLPAYTFGVREIRVHPYFKFTPQADRFDVAVLRLDRPVHYMPHIAPICLPEKNEDFLGQYGWAAGWGALQAGSRLRPKTLQAVDVPVIDNRLCERWHRSNGINVVIYDEMMCAGYRSGGKDSCQGDSGGPLMLEKTGRWYLIGIVSAGYSCAQPGQPGIYHRVAKTVDWITYVINS is encoded by the exons ATGTGCTGGATGACTGCTGGCCTATTGGACGGCAGCTGCGGCGGCATTATGTTCGCGTGTTGTCAGCGGAAAGACCCTAACGCTCTCACTGATAATAATCTGATCGAGTCGCCTAGAGATCAATCTCGGCCGCTTCCGCTGGATTTGTACACGGAGACCGCCAGCGACGACGCCC GTTGCGGCATACCGGTTTCAAAGCAAATCGCACAAAGAAGAATCGTCGGTGGCGATGATGCCGGTTTCGGCAGTTTTCCGTGGCAG GCTTATATACGGATCGGATCCAGCAGATGCGGCGGCACTCTGGTTAATCGATTCCACGTCGTCACCGCTGGACATTGCGTTGCAAA agcaACGGCGCGACAAGTCCAAGTCACCCTTGGTGATTACATGGTCAATTCTGCGAGTGAATCTCTACCAGCTTACACCTTTGGGGTTCGAGAGATTAGAGTGCACCCTTATTTCAAATTCACGCCACAAGCGGATAG GTTTGATGTAGCCGTGCTTCGATTAGATCGACCAGTTCATTATATGCCCCACATAGCGCCTATATGCTTACCGGAGAAAAATGAAGATTTTCTGGGACAATATGGCTGGGCCGCCGGATGGGGCGCTTTGCAAGCAG gTTCGAGATTACGACCCAAGACATTGCAAGCGGTGGATGTGCCCGTGATCGATAATCGTCTCTGCGAGCGGTGGCATCGCTCCAACGGCATCAACGTCGTCATTTACGACGAGATGATGTGTGCCGGTTACCGCAGCGGCGGCAAAGACTCGTGTCAG GGCGATAGCGGCGGCCCGTTGATGTTGGAAAAAACCGGTCGGTGGTATCTCATTGGCATCGTTTCCGCTGGTTACTCCTGCGCGCAGCCGGGTCAACCGGGTATCTATCATCGCGTAGCCAAGACCGTCGACTGGATCACGTACGTCATAAACTCGTAG